The sequence below is a genomic window from Gossypium hirsutum isolate 1008001.06 chromosome A11, Gossypium_hirsutum_v2.1, whole genome shotgun sequence.
TTGATCTCCCAAGTGAGACTAACTAGGGCCATAAGCATAGCACAATAGTGATGGTATATCCACCTGCAGAAGTGTAATGGTCGTCAATACAAGCAAGCAAATCTCTATGGTCTCTCATGCAAATCCGACAGCATAGCCAACATAAGCAATCAAGACAATTAATCAAAGTACAATAAGAGACTGTTCTAGGCATTAATATGTATACAAAAGTTATCCAATATTTGTCTTCTTCAAATACATATAAGCCATCTACAACATAAGAAAATGGTTACAAGTTACAACCAGTACATAAACTCAGTTGTGATGATGGGGTAACCAAAGGAGAATTTAACATAGACACTATTTCCTTTCAATGTCCTCAGGAAAACAACCAAAAGGATGATTCCGCCCTTCAAAGCTTAAAGAAACATCAACTTCACATTATCATACCGGTAAAAAATCTACCCCGCTCTAACACTAACTCTCCAGTTACATGTCTGCTTTCAGGGAATAACACAACAAGATAAACATGTACATGTTTGCTTTCAGAAAACATTttaggaaaagaaaaagggataCATTTACCATGGACGGATGTCACTTCCATTTGCTCGCAATATGTTCTCTCGCATAGCCAAACCAGTGTAAAGGAACAACAACCATGCCTGACAATTACATATCATACACTCAGCATCAATTCACAGAAATATAACTCCGCCTTAAATCAGCAACAAGTGAACCAAATCTAAACAAAACCCTAAGGAGTAACCTTCATAATACCTCGTACAATTGAACTGGAAATGCAGGCAAGCAGCCTTCCCAAATCCaagattttaaaataagcaaGGTTAACGGGAAAAGAAGAAACAGAAAGGCAGTCCTATCCTGTTGAAGGAAAACCAGTTCAGAGTAAgcataaatacttaaaatttcacaaattccCAATTTTCTATCTAataaaaattcacaaacaacTCATGAATTTGATAAATCCTGCTATTAATTTGGTGAATTTCTATACGAGGGAAATGACATGCAACTGTTGAATTAAAGAATTTATTCATATGCAAATCAAAAGACAATCAAcgaataaaaattagaaaagggtaaAAGAGAAGTGATGCTTACTCTATAGCCGTTATATTCCTCCTTAACTTTCAACTGCACTTCTTTACGAGATGCCCGCACATTGATCGGTCCCAGAAACATCCTCAGAAACCTTCCTGCCATACCAATTACAAATTAATTAATCGCTACCTCTAATGACAAGAAATCAGATCACTTAAAAAAAGAGACAAACAGAGAACATGTAAGTATCAAAGTATACCCTGAGCTTTGGCAGGAAGAAAAGCAGCGGCTTCTCCATCTGTTAAGATGGAGCTGGCTCTCTGTAAATCCTCTTCGAGCTGTTTCTCAGatccaaaacaaaataaaataattaaaagagagAAATGATGAGAAAAAGGAACATGCAAAGGTTAAGGAGTTTTGCCTTGCTTGCGAACTTAGGATCCAAAAGCTTTTTAGATACAAGCGAGTTGATCGAAGAACGAACACGGCGAATAGAGGATTCAAGAGAAATGGCTTTTTGGCGAAGAGACTGCTCCTCGTTTGAAATCTTCCATAAAAGCGAAGCTCCAGATTCGTGCAACTCCCTGGCTTGCTCTATCACCCTCCCTACTTCTTCTTCAAATTTATCCGCCGACGCAGACGCAGACGCCGACGCCGACGCCGATTCATTCGCCCTCTGCATTTCCTCGTCTTTAGAATTTTCGAGTAAAATCGTTTTTAGGGGGTTATCCTAATAAAATCTAACAATGAAAGGGTACGGTTTAGCATTCCCTGGATATATAATATAGGTAACATAGTCACATGGTCGATTTGTCATATTTTGGTTATTATATTATTGACTGTCGCTAACATAGCACATTATATcattattttagataaatttttaagttaatttcCATAATTACTCTTTATATCCTTTTTtataatgtaatttatttttttattataaaaaattaattataaaaaatctaaGTCTCATCCAAGTAAAAGTCTCTTAAATATAACGAAATGTTCTCTCCCAAAACCCACACTTGTTCAATTTCGAATTAATTTGATTCTCATTTTCTTAAAATCTGCAATATGATTCGAAGGGGTGCATCGTGATCATCCTCAGTTTTGAAGTACTCAAAGATATATCAATAAATACAATTACGAAactgataatttaaaaaaaaagtcaccCGTAGTATCCGTATCAAGTCTTGAATGTGATTTTAGGGATAAGACAGGCATTTGGACATTTCTTGACAATTTCTGGACAAAAAGTTCAGGACATTGCAAGGGATGATTCTACGAATCCTTAACCCTTAAATATTAAGAGTTATTGCAAAAGCTAAAGCTGTTATTAGCGATCACAATTGAAACTAGGTCATCAAGCATATCCCAAAAGCAATCAGTGTTGTGGCCGAGCTGTGGACTGTCCACAGTGGCCTGGAGATGGCCATAAATTTGAATATCAGAAAACTAGGGGACCAACTTTCAGTAAGATTACAACTAAATGTACTTGAGAATATAACACTACACAATAAAGCAATGCGAACAATAACACGAATTAAATATCTCAGATTCGttaacaaatcaaaatttatataaataaaaatacctTACAAAAATacatttcaaagaaaaaaaaaaaaaaacagaagccAAGCCTTGGACTTGCCATTTTCTTAAAGAGTTCAAAATGGTGAAAGAATATCTAGGCGTTGCTTGCTTCCACTCAACTAATTTTCATATGAAGTATACTTAACAAACATGTTTATGTAAGATTTACCTAACAATAAAGGACATTCTAATCCAACTCCGGCTTGCTCTTTGATCTTTTCATCTTTGCTTTAAACCTTGATTTTGTCACGAGTGTCTGTATAGTGTTTATAAAGTTCCCAACAGCCATCAAAACCAAAAGTATCCCACAACAAATTACCTGCCAAAACCCAGTTTTCCATTATTGGTACCATTTTTCAAGTTCACATACAACCATATGTTGTTTACTAAGAGAAAACCTACCTGCCATTCGGTAACAACTCCAACGAATGCTGTCTTGAGCAATAGGAGTCCAACATATGCCTCAAACCCCTATAACCATGTTCACAACAACTGAAGGTTTTACACCCTTTTAGTGGTAAAAAGAATATCATAAAACGGATTTCGTCCAGTCACATATTCTCAgcaattaatcaaaagttagcTTGCATTACCTGCATAGCGAAAAGAATTGGACATAAAACCCACAGTTGGCCGTCTACACCAGACGTTTCTCCCCACACAACATCCATTCTATTAGCCTggaaacaacaataaaatatttgCATTTAGAACTGATTCTCTATAATTTTAAGGATCTGACATGGAGGCATAATAGCCATTGCTTATGCGGGAAGAAGATAACACCTTTCCAAGGGCAATACGAGTATAAAGTCTCTGACGCTGATATCTATTTTGAAGAAGCATGGCAACTCCTTGCATCATAGCCCATTGAAGGAAAAGTTCTACACCTCTCTGCACAGGGGTTTAACACATGGTTAGtcaagttataaaaataataaaattaattagtgtACAATGGCACAGCAGTGACCTGCTTCTGAGCGCAATTAGGCTGTCTTTTAATCTCCCAAGTGAGACTAACTAGGGCCATAAGCATAGCACAATAGTGATGGTATATCCACCTGCGAAAGTATAATGGTCATCAATACCAGGAAAATACTATGTACACAAACAAACTACAGACGAACGTCAAGAATGAAAATTTATACGTTCTAGAATTGATTTTCAACTAACATATACACATTCCATAACCTGGGCAATAATTGTTCTCACAGGCTGTTGTAAGCCGCAAAAAGAAGATCCACAAGATTAAATGGATTTGAACAATTTCAGATGATCCACATAAAGCTTTCATGGATAAATAAGATGCCATTGGAGTAAAATGCTAGTATGTAATCACAAGCAAGCCAAATCTCCATGGTCTCTCACGCAAATCCGGCAACATAACCAACATAAGAAATGTGCAATAAGAGAGTGCTCTAGGCATTAATATGTCTACAAAAAGTTATTTTTCTTCAACTAAGTTAGGGATAACATACAGATAAGCCATCTACAACATAAGAAAATGGTTACAAGTTACAACCAATACATAAACTCAGTTGTGATGATGGGGTAACCAAAGGAGAATTTAACATAGACACCATTTCCTTTCAATGTCCTCTGAGAAACAACCAAAAGGATTGATTCCACCAATCAAAACTTAAAGAAACATCAActtcacattatcacattatcaTACTGAAAATCTACCTCCCTCTAACCAACTCTCCAGTTACACGTCTGCTTTCAGGGAACAACACAACAAAATAAACATGTACAAGTTTGCTTTCAGAAAacatttgagaaaaaaaaaaagggatgcAATTACCATGGACGAATATCACTTCCATTTGCTCGCAATATGTTCTCTCGCATAGCCAAACCAGTGTAAAGGAACAACAACCATGCCTGACAATTACATATCATACACTCAGCATTAATTCACAGAAATATAACTCTGCCTTAAATCAGCAACAAGTGAACCAAATCTAAGTAACCTTTATAATACCTCGTACAATTGAACTGGAAATGCAGGCAAGCATCCTTCCCAAATCCaagattttaaaataagcaaAGTTAACGGGAAAAGAAGAAACAGAAAGGCAGTCCTATCCTGTTGAAGGAAGACAGTACAGAGAAAGCATACATAAATacttcaattttcaaaaattcccAATTTTCTGTCTAataaaaattcacaaacaactcttgaatttgataAGTCCTACTATTAATTTGGTGAATTTCTATACGAGGGAAATAGCATGCTATCgttaaattaaagaatatattCATATGCAAACCAAAAGACAATCAAcgaataaaaattagaaaagagtaaAGGAGAAGTGATGCTTACTCTGTAGCTGTTATATTCCTCCTTAACTTTCAACTGGACTTCTTTACGAGATGCTCGCACATTGATTGGCCCCAGAAACATCCTCAGAAACCTTCCTGCCAtatcaattacaaataattaatcgCTACATCTAACTACAGGAAATCAAATCACTTAAAAAGAAAGAGACAGAGAACAAGCAAGTGTCAAAGTATACCCTGAGCTTCAGCAGGAAGAAAAGCAGCGGCTTCTCCATCTGTTAGGATGGAGCTGGCTCTCTGTAAATCCTCTTCGAGCTGTTTCTCAGatccaaaaaaataaagaaagaaagaaacaattaAAAGACAGAAATGATAAGAAAAAGGAACATGCAAAACAGGTTAAGGAGTTTTACCTTGCGAGCGAACTTAGGATCCAAAAGCTTTTTAGATATAAGCGAATTGATTGAAGAACGAACACGGCGAATAGAAGATTCAAGAGAAATGGCTTTTTGGCGAAGAGATTGCTCCTCGTTTGAAATCTTCCATAAAAGCGAAGCTCCAGATTCGTGCAACTCCCTGGCTTGATCCATCACCCTCCCAACTTCTTCTTCCAATTTACCCGTCGCCGCCGACGACGACGACGCCGGCTCCGATTCCGATTCCTTCACCCTCTCCATTTTCTCTCGTCTTTAGATTTCTTAAGTATAATTGGTTTCTTTTGGTTCCCAATAAAATCAAACAATGAATGGGTATGGTTTAGTATTCTAGGAATTATatagtataatatttatttttagtgtaAGGTCAAAGATTGCATTTAAATGAAGAGAGGCGTTTTCGTTGTTCAATTGGAAAACGTAACCTTTAAATGAAGAGAGGCGTTTTCGTTGTTCAATTGGAAAACGTAACCTTTTAGGAAAGGCAAAGGGGATCGGAAAATGCTTCTTTTCTTCGTATATGCTtgcatgaataaaatgaaaatatagcaTCTCTAGTTTATACATAAtgtactctctctctctctttgtcaaaataaattaataaattaataaatttattaatttgtatTATAACATtagatgaaaaaaattgtaaaaaaaataatatgaaaattaaatgtgGTTTtgactaaattggtaaaattaaaatttaaaaatattcatgttttgaatttgaattttatcactataaaatataataaataaaattattctaaaaataatattatataaaaaataaaaatactttcaAAATAATACTTTTCGTCAATTGTATATTATTTGATTGGTATATGATCGCGATTttcgtgacaggtaagttttaaatatttataattaatcgtcattgaaactaactattatcgcgtaggcaagtgtacctatcgaacagtagtatagttttaacaagatcggattgtcgaacccaaaggaattgaaagtactagtaatgactgtctttttattatctagcctaagaataaggtggttttgttttaactaactaattaactaatctaagaattcacataaagtagaattgggggattacttttggaaaacgattgaattaagacaatacctaaggaaaaatccatctagacttcacttgttattctgactctgaatcggatgatttattcatttaacttgttccgtagatatccctaagttatgttattatctttattCAATACTAATAACGACTAATccttaaattgaataattgaaatttttctctaattaatgccctagggttgcattaactcgatctatggatccccttattaggtgtcaccttaatccggcaaaatcttgtaccctatctttaggcgcgcaatcaactccgcttaattatgacaaatgtactcttagatagagtctattcctcctctgaataagagcttatcttgaatcagtatcctgagatatcaaaacaagaattaagaacacataattaagaacaagttaaatatttatcatacaattcagaaattAACAACAAGATTCGttttaggtttcatcccccttaggtatttaagggatttagttcataactaaaacggaaaacatctcagaagaataatgaatacaaaacataaagaaaatccaaaactcctgaagggaaattgaagggagatcttcagtcttgatgatgaattagtcttctgagatggatcaatcggctacCTTtaagtaattccttccttcctccctCTGTGTCCCCTTACTTTTCTCCTCTATGGTGTATTTGTAGGTtttagaatgcctagaagccctcaaaattggtttttttcgaattggactcaacttgggcttggcagggacacgcccgtgtgagtcgtggttcgaatctgccaaattgacacggccgtgtggtttgcccgtgtgaggaggtccagccCGTGCTGAATTCGTACTTTGGCttatttttctctgtttttggtcCATTTCttattcctttcgctctcctatgcttcctaagtataaaacatgaaattaaagtattaggagcatcaaattcaccaatttttatgaaaaatcatccataaaat
It includes:
- the LOC107944287 gene encoding transmembrane protein 120 homolog translates to MQRANESASASASASASADKFEEEVGRVIEQARELHESGASLLWKISNEEQSLRQKAISLESSIRRVRSSINSLVSKKLLDPKFASKLEEDLQRASSILTDGEAAAFLPAKAQGRFLRMFLGPINVRASRKEVQLKVKEEYNGYRDRTAFLFLLFPLTLLILKSWIWEGCLPAFPVQLYEAWLLFLYTGLAMRENILRANGSDIRPWWIYHHYCAMLMALVSLTWEIKRQPNCAQKQRGVELFLQWAMMQGVAMLLQNRYQRQRLYTRIALGKANRMDVVWGETAGVDGQLWVLCPILFVMQGFEAYVGLLLLKTAFVGVVTEWQVICCGILLVLMAVGNFINTIQTLMTKSRFKAKMKRSKSKAELD
- the LOC107924387 gene encoding transmembrane protein 120 homolog is translated as MERVKESESEPASSSSAATGKLEEEVGRVMDQARELHESGASLLWKISNEEQSLRQKAISLESSIRRVRSSINSLISKKLLDPKFARKLEEDLQRASSILTDGEAAAFLPAEAQGRFLRMFLGPINVRASRKEVQLKVKEEYNSYRDRTAFLFLLFPLTLLILKSWIWEGCLPAFPVQLYEAWLLFLYTGLAMRENILRANGSDIRPWWIYHHYCAMLMALVSLTWEIKRQPNCAQKQRGVELFLQWAMMQGVAMLLQNRYQRQRLYTRIALGKANRMDVVWGETSGVDGQLWVLCPILFAMQGFEAYVGLLLLKTAFVGVVTEWQVICCGILLVLMAVGNFINTIQTLVTKSRFKAKMKRSKSKPELD